A stretch of the Pseudomonas sp. ACM7 genome encodes the following:
- the paaB gene encoding 1,2-phenylacetyl-CoA epoxidase subunit PaaB → MSEWSLYEVFVRSKHGLNHKHVGSVHATDARMAIENARELYTRRNEGISLWVVAADQITASNPQDKEMLFEPSQDKVYRHASFYELPDEVGHM, encoded by the coding sequence ATGTCTGAATGGTCGCTGTATGAGGTCTTCGTGCGCAGCAAGCACGGCCTCAACCACAAACATGTTGGCAGCGTGCACGCCACCGATGCGCGCATGGCCATCGAAAACGCTCGCGAGCTCTACACCCGGCGCAATGAGGGAATCAGCCTGTGGGTGGTCGCGGCGGACCAGATCACCGCCTCCAACCCGCAAGACAAGGAGATGCTGTTCGAACCGTCTCAGGACAAGGTTTATCGGCACGCCAGTTTTTATGAGCTGCCCGACGAAGTGGGGCATATGTGA